The DNA window GGTGGCGACAGCCACAGACGGGTGGACAGGTTGCCCTTGTGGCTGGCCAGCAATTTACCGGCGGCGCGGAAGTGACCGATGTTGGTCATGCAGCTACCGATAAACACTTCGTCAACTTTGTCGCCAGCCACTTCAGACAGCAGCTTGGCATCGTCTGGATCGTTGGGGCAGCACACCACGGGCTCTTTCAGCTGATCCAGATCGATCTCGATGATGGCCGCGTACTCGGCATCGGCATCGCCTTCCAGCAGGGTGGGGTTGGCCAGCCACTCTTCCATTTTCGCAGCGCGGCGCTCCAGGGTGCGCTTGTCACCATAGCCTTCGCTGATCATCCAGCGCAGCAGGGTGATGTTGGAACGCAGGTACTCAGAGATTTCTGCCACACCTTGCTTGATGGTACAGCCCGCGGCAGAGCGTTCGGCGGAGGCGTCAGACAGCTCAAAGGCCTGCTCAACGGTCAGACCTTCCAGACCTTCGATTTCCAGAATACGGCCAGAGAAGATGTTCTTCTTGCCTTTCTTCTCAACGGTCAGGTGACCGTCTTTGATGGCTTGGTAAGGAATGGCGTGAACCAGATCGCGCAGGGTGATACCGGGCTGCATTTCACCTTTGAAACGCACCAGTACTGACTCTGGCATATCCAGTGGCATGACACCAGTTGCCGCAGCGAAGGCCACCAGACCGGAGCCGGCGGGGAAGGAAATACCCATGGGGAAACGGGTGTGGGAGTCGCCGCCGGTGCCCACGGTGTCGGGCAGCAGCATGCGGTTCAGCCAGCTGTGGATGATGCCGTCACCGGGACGCAGAGATACACCGCCACGGGTCATGATGAAGTCGGGCAGGGTGTGCTGGGTGTCGATGTCCACGGGCTTGGGGTAGGCCGCCGTGTGACAGAAAGATTGCATGGTCAGGTCGGCAGAGAAGCCCAGGCAAGCCAGGTCTTTCAGCTCGTCACGGGTCATTGGGCCAGTAGTGTCCTGGGAGCCAACGGTGGTCATCTTGGGCTCGCAGTAGGTGCCGGGGCGCACACCTTGACCTTCGGGCAGACCGCAGGCGCGGCCAACCATTTTCTGGGCCAGGGTGAAGCCTTTGCCGGTGTCTTCTGGCTGCGCGGGCTGACGGAACAGGTCGGAGGGGGGCAGCCCCAGCGACTCACGGGCCTTGCTGGTCAGGCCACGACCGATGATCAGGTTGATCCGGCCGCCGGCGCGAACTTCGTCCAGCAGCACCTGGGATTTCAGTTCAAAGGTGCTCAGGGTTTCGCCGGTTTCTACGTTTTTGATGACACCATCGTAGGGGCGGATTTCAATTACATCGCCCATGTTCAGGTTGTCGACATCGGCTTCAAATACCAGGGCGCCGGCATCTTCCATGGTGTTGTAGAAGATGGGGGCCACTTTGCCGCCAATGCACACACCGCCGCCGCGCTTGTTAGGTACGCCGGGGATGTCATCACCGAAGAACCACAGCACCGAGTTGGTGGCAGACTTACGAGAAGAACCTGTGCCGACAACGTCACCCACCATGGCGATGGGGTGGCCTTTTTTCTGCAGCTCTTCGATTTGCTTCAGCGGGCCAACCTGGCCGGGCTCGTCGGGGGTAATACCGTCACGGGCCATTTTGTACATGGCCAGGGCGTGTAGCGGGATGTCGGGGCGCGACCAGGCATCGGGCGCGGGGGAGAGGTCATCAGTATTGGTTTCGCCGGTGACTTTGAAAACGGTTTTAACAATGCTCTCGGGCACCTCGTCACGCTTGGTGAACCACTCGCCGTCAGCCCAGCTTTGCATCACCGCTTTGGCGTGCTCGTTGCCCGCTTTGGCTTTTTCTTCCACATCGTGGAAGGCATCGAACATCAGCAGGGTGTGCTTGAGCTCTTCGGCGGCCAGGGCGGCCAGCGACGCGTCGTCGAGCAGCTCGACCAGCGTGGCGATGTTGTAGCCACCGTGCATGTTGCCCAGCAGTTTAACTGCTTCTTCCTTGCTGATCAGCGGAGAGCTGGCTTCGCCTTTAACAATGGCGGAGAGAAAACCGGCTTTGACGTAGGCGGCCTCGTCGACACCCGGCGGAACGCGATTGGAGATCAAATCGACCAGCGTTGCCTCTTCCCCGGCAGGCGGGTTTTTCAGAAGATCGATCAGGCCTGCAACTTGTTCGGCGGTAAGGGGTTTGGGGACGATGCCCTGAGCGGCGCGCTCTTCGACATGCTTGCGGTAGGCTTCTAGCACTTTGGACTCCTCTCGTGTGTTTCATTACCCGTAAGCCGCCGGGATCGCCGGAGGTCGGGGCTATCGATGCCCATCATCGATCTGAAAATAAGGCTGGGAAGTATACTGAAAAACCCTATTGAGGTTAAGTGATTACCGCGTTCTTCGTCGCAGCCCATGCCGCTGTTGGCGGCGGCCCTTGCCGGGTACAGGCCCTGTCGCTTACTCTTTCTCGCTCGCTGTTTTTGTTTTCCGGAGATTACCTTGGCTGAGTCGATTCGCCGCGTGCCCACCCCCTGTATTGGTGTCTGTTCCACCGGTATTGGCGATGATGTGTGCCGGGGCTGCAAACGCTTTTGCCACGAGGTGATTCACTGGAATGGGTACAGTGTTGGCCAGAAGGCGATCATCGACCAGCGGCTGGACCGTTTTCTGGTGCAGGTCATGGAGACCAAACTGCATATTGTGAATGCCGAACTGCTCGCCTGGCAGCTGGGTGTGCAGGGGGTGCGTTACCCAAAAGATAAGAGCCCCTATATCTGGCTGTTTCAGTTGCTGCGCGCGGGTGCCGGGCAAATAAAAAATACCCGGAAATACGGCTTTACGGTGGATCCCGCCTGGCAGGCCCAAAGCCTGGTCAGCCTGCGCGAGGCCATTGACCGGGAATACTTTGAGCTATCTCAGGCTTACTACGAGCGCTATTTTGGCCGTTATCGTCAGCGGGAAGGCTAATCGCCGGGCAGGCTTTGGTATACTCCGCGCTTGAATTGATAGCCGACCACCGATATGCCCGCAGATATTGATCTCACCGACATTCTTGAATTTCTTCCCTGCGCAACACCCGATGCCTGGGTGCAAGCGGCCCTCGCTCACCCTGAGGAACTGCTCATTGATCACGCCAACTGCGAGAAGAAAGCCGCAGGCACGGCGTTAAATCTGATGTTCCGCTACGTCGACAAAGTGGATTTGCTCAGCAAAATGTCCCGGCTGGCACGGGAGGAATTGCGCCACTTCGAGCAGGTGTTGGCGATTATGAAGAAGCGGGGGGTTGCCTACCGGCACCTGTCGTCAGCGCGCTATGCCGATGGCTTGCGCAAGGGCGCACGCAGCAGTGATCCGGGCAAATTGGTGGATATTCTGATTTGTGGTGCATTAATTGAGGCGCGCAGCTGTGAACGCTTTGCCCGCATTGCGCCCCATCTGGATGCGGAGCTGGCCAAGTTTTACACCTCGCTCCTCAAGTCGGAGAGTCGCCATTTCAAGGATTACCTCACCCTGGCCCAGCGTTATTCTGCTGAGCCCATCGACAATCGAGTCGCTTTTTTTCGTGAGCGGGAGCAGGACTTGATTGAATCGCCCGATGAGGTATTTCGTTTTCACAGCGGGCCGCCAGTCGCCGCATAAGCGGCTCAGACGAAGGAGCCGGTCTCGATCAGTTGCTTGGCGAGTTCGGCAACGTCGCGCTTTTGCCGGTCGGCATTCTTTGCCAGCAGATCCTGGGCCTGATCCTCGGCCAAACCATAGGTCTTCATAATGAACTGCCGGGCCCTATTCAGGTACTGACGCTCCTGAATAATGGGCTGCATGGCGGCTACCTCTGCCCTGAGTCGATCGATGCTGT is part of the Spongiibacter taiwanensis genome and encodes:
- the acnB gene encoding bifunctional aconitate hydratase 2/2-methylisocitrate dehydratase gives rise to the protein MLEAYRKHVEERAAQGIVPKPLTAEQVAGLIDLLKNPPAGEEATLVDLISNRVPPGVDEAAYVKAGFLSAIVKGEASSPLISKEEAVKLLGNMHGGYNIATLVELLDDASLAALAAEELKHTLLMFDAFHDVEEKAKAGNEHAKAVMQSWADGEWFTKRDEVPESIVKTVFKVTGETNTDDLSPAPDAWSRPDIPLHALAMYKMARDGITPDEPGQVGPLKQIEELQKKGHPIAMVGDVVGTGSSRKSATNSVLWFFGDDIPGVPNKRGGGVCIGGKVAPIFYNTMEDAGALVFEADVDNLNMGDVIEIRPYDGVIKNVETGETLSTFELKSQVLLDEVRAGGRINLIIGRGLTSKARESLGLPPSDLFRQPAQPEDTGKGFTLAQKMVGRACGLPEGQGVRPGTYCEPKMTTVGSQDTTGPMTRDELKDLACLGFSADLTMQSFCHTAAYPKPVDIDTQHTLPDFIMTRGGVSLRPGDGIIHSWLNRMLLPDTVGTGGDSHTRFPMGISFPAGSGLVAFAAATGVMPLDMPESVLVRFKGEMQPGITLRDLVHAIPYQAIKDGHLTVEKKGKKNIFSGRILEIEGLEGLTVEQAFELSDASAERSAAGCTIKQGVAEISEYLRSNITLLRWMISEGYGDKRTLERRAAKMEEWLANPTLLEGDADAEYAAIIEIDLDQLKEPVVCCPNDPDDAKLLSEVAGDKVDEVFIGSCMTNIGHFRAAGKLLASHKGNLSTRLWLSPPTKMDQHTLMEEGYYNIFGAAGARMEMPGCSLCMGNQARVADGATVLSTSTRNFPNRLGTGANVYLTSAELAAVGAIVGKLPTPAEYLEYCKDLKSMSAEIYRYMNFDQIESFQKGAEKGKQIAAVEITEVAV
- a CDS encoding tRNA-(ms[2]io[6]A)-hydroxylase, with translation MPADIDLTDILEFLPCATPDAWVQAALAHPEELLIDHANCEKKAAGTALNLMFRYVDKVDLLSKMSRLAREELRHFEQVLAIMKKRGVAYRHLSSARYADGLRKGARSSDPGKLVDILICGALIEARSCERFARIAPHLDAELAKFYTSLLKSESRHFKDYLTLAQRYSAEPIDNRVAFFREREQDLIESPDEVFRFHSGPPVAA
- a CDS encoding DUF1289 domain-containing protein gives rise to the protein MAESIRRVPTPCIGVCSTGIGDDVCRGCKRFCHEVIHWNGYSVGQKAIIDQRLDRFLVQVMETKLHIVNAELLAWQLGVQGVRYPKDKSPYIWLFQLLRAGAGQIKNTRKYGFTVDPAWQAQSLVSLREAIDREYFELSQAYYERYFGRYRQREG